A DNA window from Mycolicibacter terrae contains the following coding sequences:
- a CDS encoding class II glutamine amidotransferase encodes MCRLFALHAGTKVVTATFWLLDAPDNLAAQSRRNPDGTGLGTFDGYGQPRVRKQPIAAWRDVDFATEAHNMTGTTFVAHVRYATTGRCNVANTHPFLQDGRIFAHNGVVEDLAAVDQRLREVDGYGLVLGETDSERVFALITAAIRARRSDVAAGLVDAVKWLAANVPIFSLNLVLSTANDIWALRYPEANQLYILDRRDGVAPAGLAMRTKRIRADAKQLRGRPAVVFASEPMDDDTRWEPIEPGQLVHVDAGLRITRSLVLPDPPARQLRREDLNPVAAAAQHPAM; translated from the coding sequence ATGTGCCGACTGTTCGCCCTGCATGCCGGGACCAAGGTCGTGACCGCAACGTTCTGGCTGCTCGACGCCCCGGACAATCTGGCCGCGCAGAGCCGGCGCAACCCCGACGGCACCGGGCTGGGGACATTCGACGGCTACGGGCAACCGCGGGTACGTAAGCAGCCGATCGCGGCGTGGCGCGACGTCGACTTCGCCACCGAAGCGCACAACATGACCGGCACCACTTTCGTCGCCCACGTCCGGTATGCCACCACGGGCCGGTGCAACGTCGCCAACACCCACCCGTTCCTGCAGGACGGCCGCATCTTCGCCCATAACGGCGTGGTCGAGGACCTTGCCGCCGTTGACCAGCGGTTGCGCGAAGTCGACGGCTACGGCCTGGTACTGGGCGAGACCGACTCCGAACGCGTCTTCGCCCTCATCACCGCCGCGATCCGGGCTCGGCGCAGCGACGTGGCGGCCGGCCTGGTTGACGCCGTGAAGTGGCTCGCCGCCAACGTGCCGATCTTCTCACTCAATCTGGTGCTGAGCACCGCCAACGACATTTGGGCGCTGCGGTACCCCGAGGCCAACCAGCTCTACATCCTGGACCGGCGAGACGGCGTAGCTCCCGCAGGTCTGGCAATGCGCACCAAACGGATTCGAGCCGATGCCAAGCAGTTGCGCGGCCGGCCCGCGGTGGTGTTCGCCAGCGAACCGATGGACGACGACACCCGCTGGGAACCGATCGAGCCGGGCCAGCTGGTACACGTCGACGCGGGCCTGCGGATCACCCGTAGCTTGGTGCTGCCCGATCCGCCCGCGCGGCAACTGCGGCGTGAAGACCTGAACCCGGTGGCCGCAGCGGCTCAACACCCGGCGATGTGA
- a CDS encoding SRPBCC family protein, which translates to MAYAVEQSRAIAVDVQDAFDGTLPLPLPQLFRHWYGPIPPIKEVRDQNGEWASAGQTRTVRLTGGGSMREELTSVDAPRSFDYRLTEIKGPLAPLVRFVEGRWEFTPTAAGTTVTWRWVIHPRSALTAAAMPVFGRLWKGYARRALTQLAALLEA; encoded by the coding sequence GTGGCCTACGCAGTCGAGCAATCCCGCGCAATAGCGGTGGACGTCCAGGACGCCTTCGACGGGACACTGCCGCTGCCCCTGCCGCAACTGTTCCGGCATTGGTACGGGCCGATCCCGCCGATCAAGGAGGTCCGGGACCAGAACGGCGAGTGGGCGAGCGCCGGCCAGACCCGAACCGTGCGGCTGACCGGTGGCGGCAGCATGCGAGAAGAGCTGACCAGCGTCGACGCGCCGCGGTCGTTCGACTACCGGCTCACCGAGATCAAAGGCCCGTTGGCACCGCTGGTTCGGTTCGTCGAGGGCCGGTGGGAATTCACCCCGACCGCAGCGGGCACGACCGTCACCTGGCGGTGGGTCATCCACCCCAGATCCGCGCTTACCGCGGCCGCGATGCCGGTGTTCGGCAGGCTGTGGAAGGGCTACGCCCGGCGGGCCCTGACCCAGCTGGCCGCCCTGCTGGAGGCCTGA
- a CDS encoding NAD(P)H-dependent amine dehydrogenase family protein, producing the protein MSLRVIQWATGSVGVAAIKGVLEHPDLELVGCWVHSKAKSGKDVGEIIGTEPLGVTATDSIEEILALDADAVIYAPLMGNADEVAALLRSGKNVVTPVGWVYPSERAAAPLEAAAQAGNASLHGAGIAPGAASELFPLLLSVMSTGVTFVRCEEFSDLRTYGAPDVLRHVMGFGGAPDSALTGPMQKILDSGFVQSARLCVDRLGFAADEQIRSSQEVAVATAPIDSPIGVIEPGQVAARRFHWEAMVGDTVVVRITVNWLMGEENLDPPWSFGPAKERYEMEVRGNPNTFVTVKGWQPESVEEGLRSNPGVVATAAHCVNAIPATCAAPAGIAGFFDLPLITGRAAPHLAR; encoded by the coding sequence ATGAGTCTGCGCGTTATCCAGTGGGCGACCGGCTCGGTCGGCGTGGCCGCGATCAAGGGTGTGCTCGAGCATCCCGACCTCGAGCTGGTCGGCTGCTGGGTGCACTCGAAAGCCAAGAGCGGCAAGGACGTCGGCGAGATAATCGGGACCGAACCGCTGGGTGTGACGGCCACCGACAGCATCGAGGAGATCTTGGCGTTGGATGCTGATGCGGTGATCTACGCGCCGCTGATGGGCAACGCGGACGAAGTCGCTGCGCTGCTGCGTTCCGGCAAGAACGTCGTCACCCCGGTCGGCTGGGTTTATCCCAGCGAACGGGCGGCCGCCCCGCTGGAAGCGGCCGCACAGGCCGGCAACGCATCGCTGCACGGTGCCGGAATCGCGCCCGGCGCCGCCAGCGAGCTATTCCCGCTGTTGTTGTCGGTGATGTCCACCGGGGTGACTTTCGTTCGCTGCGAAGAGTTTTCCGATCTGCGGACCTATGGTGCGCCGGATGTGCTGCGTCATGTGATGGGCTTCGGGGGCGCACCCGACAGCGCGTTGACGGGTCCGATGCAGAAGATTCTCGACAGTGGCTTCGTCCAGTCGGCGAGGTTGTGTGTGGACCGGCTGGGCTTCGCCGCCGACGAGCAGATCCGGTCATCGCAGGAGGTGGCGGTGGCGACCGCGCCGATCGACTCACCGATCGGGGTGATCGAGCCGGGGCAGGTCGCGGCGCGTCGTTTTCACTGGGAGGCGATGGTCGGCGACACCGTGGTGGTGCGGATCACCGTGAACTGGCTGATGGGAGAGGAGAACCTCGACCCGCCATGGTCTTTCGGCCCGGCGAAAGAACGCTATGAGATGGAGGTGCGGGGAAATCCGAACACCTTCGTCACGGTCAAAGGTTGGCAGCCGGAGAGCGTCGAAGAGGGTCTGAGGAGCAATCCCGGTGTGGTGGCGACCGCGGCGCACTGTGTCAACGCCATCCCGGCGACCTGTGCGGCCCCGGCCGGCATCGCCGGGTTCTTCGATCTGCCGCTCATCACCGGCCGGGCCGCCCCGCACCTGGCGCGCTGA
- a CDS encoding long-chain fatty acid--CoA ligase: MRSTMQNWPLTVGAILNHATGVHGARTVTTMTDGGFRTTTYRELGGQAARLANALRRLGITGDERVATFMWNNTEHLAAYLAVPSMGAVLHTLNIRLFADQIVFVANEAEDRVILVDVSLAGLLAPVLAQLDTVHTVIAVGEGDVAALEASGKTVLRYADVLAAEACEFDWPVVDENSAAAMCYTSGTTGNPKGVVYSHRSSYLHAMAGCTTNGIGVGSGDCVLPVVPMFHANAWGLPYSALMAGADLAMPDRHLDAASLVALIEAQRPTLAGAVPTIWNDVMHYLDREPGHDISSLRLVACGGSAVPVSLMRAFEERYGVQVRQLWGMTETSPLATMAWPPPGTPPEEYWTLRGTQGQPVCGVQARIVDDDGAVLANDGEAVGELEVRGPWITGAYYRGQDESKFSSGWLRTGDVGRIDAQGFITLTDRAKDVIKSGGEWISSVELENELIGHPDVVEAAVVGVPDERWQERPLAVVVAREGASVSAADLRKFLSDKVARWWLPERWAFVDTIPRTSVGKYDKKTIRARYSDDQYQVSEVRD; this comes from the coding sequence ATGCGCAGCACCATGCAGAACTGGCCGCTGACGGTCGGTGCCATCCTGAACCACGCCACCGGCGTTCACGGCGCCCGCACCGTGACGACCATGACCGACGGCGGTTTTCGCACCACCACCTACCGTGAGTTGGGCGGGCAGGCTGCACGGCTGGCCAATGCCCTGCGCCGGCTCGGTATCACCGGCGACGAGCGGGTTGCCACCTTCATGTGGAACAACACCGAGCACCTGGCCGCCTACCTGGCGGTGCCGTCGATGGGCGCGGTGCTGCACACGCTCAACATCCGGCTGTTCGCCGACCAGATCGTCTTCGTCGCCAACGAGGCCGAGGACCGGGTGATCCTGGTCGACGTGTCACTGGCCGGGCTGCTGGCGCCGGTGCTGGCCCAACTCGACACCGTGCACACCGTGATCGCGGTCGGTGAGGGCGACGTCGCGGCGCTGGAGGCCTCCGGCAAGACCGTGCTGCGCTACGCCGATGTGCTGGCGGCCGAGGCGTGCGAGTTCGACTGGCCGGTCGTCGACGAGAACTCGGCCGCCGCCATGTGCTACACCAGCGGCACCACCGGCAACCCCAAGGGCGTGGTGTACAGCCACCGCTCCAGCTACCTGCACGCCATGGCGGGATGCACGACCAACGGCATCGGGGTCGGCTCGGGCGACTGTGTGCTGCCGGTCGTGCCGATGTTTCACGCCAACGCCTGGGGGCTGCCCTATTCGGCGCTGATGGCCGGTGCGGATCTGGCGATGCCCGACCGGCACCTGGATGCCGCGTCACTGGTCGCCCTCATCGAGGCGCAACGGCCCACCCTGGCCGGCGCGGTGCCGACGATCTGGAACGACGTCATGCATTACCTGGATCGTGAACCCGGCCATGACATCTCGTCGCTTCGGCTGGTGGCGTGCGGCGGTTCGGCGGTCCCGGTGTCGCTGATGCGCGCGTTCGAAGAGCGCTACGGCGTGCAGGTCCGGCAACTGTGGGGCATGACCGAGACCTCGCCACTGGCGACCATGGCCTGGCCGCCGCCCGGTACTCCGCCCGAGGAGTACTGGACGCTGCGCGGCACCCAGGGGCAGCCGGTGTGCGGCGTGCAGGCACGCATCGTCGACGACGACGGCGCGGTGCTGGCCAACGACGGTGAAGCGGTCGGCGAGCTGGAGGTGCGCGGCCCGTGGATCACCGGCGCCTACTACCGCGGCCAGGACGAGTCCAAGTTCTCCTCCGGCTGGCTGCGCACCGGTGACGTGGGCCGGATCGACGCACAGGGCTTCATCACGCTGACCGACCGGGCCAAGGACGTGATCAAGTCCGGTGGGGAGTGGATCTCCTCGGTGGAGCTGGAGAACGAATTGATCGGCCATCCGGATGTGGTCGAAGCCGCCGTCGTCGGGGTGCCCGACGAACGTTGGCAGGAACGACCGCTGGCCGTCGTCGTTGCGCGGGAGGGCGCCTCGGTGAGCGCTGCCGATCTGCGAAAATTCCTGTCGGACAAGGTCGCCCGCTGGTGGCTGCCGGAGCGCTGGGCGTTCGTGGACACGATTCCCCGCACCAGTGTCGGCAAGTACGACAAGAAGACCATCCGGGCCCGGTACTCCGACGATCAATACCAGGTGAGCGAGGTGCGTGACTGA
- a CDS encoding YncE family protein, with translation MIDGSDVDDVLAYGSTSQRTRIVDTVRVDRGPIGGLAVTADGSRLLATNYGDDTVSVIDAASCTVVATVFHADEPFSVAVGPAGTARAYVTAGSMALDAVLAIDVDSAEVTGCYPVAMGIGEVVADPMGSRVYLTRTGSAGVEVLALDATMRPAGVVAVSDSPAATATCLRISPDGRRLYVAVRQLAGDTVTVLDRELNVVETIKVGSTIVDVAVSPDGARLLVATCGSDGRGAVHAVDARTHAVGAGFIVDTQLIQLALSRDGDRAYLVTAAGVLVMCARTNEILGTLAATTAPSCAVESPDGSRLYIAGFDGAVTVASLADLPTPSASLHEQLALDDAVSRMLQLQPAL, from the coding sequence GTGATCGATGGGAGCGATGTGGACGACGTGTTGGCTTACGGATCGACCAGCCAAAGAACTCGCATCGTCGACACCGTAAGGGTGGATCGCGGCCCGATCGGCGGCCTGGCGGTCACCGCGGACGGCAGCCGGCTGCTGGCCACCAACTACGGCGACGACACCGTCTCGGTCATCGACGCCGCCAGCTGCACCGTCGTGGCCACCGTGTTCCATGCCGACGAGCCGTTCTCGGTCGCCGTCGGTCCCGCCGGTACCGCTCGGGCGTACGTCACCGCCGGCTCGATGGCGCTGGACGCCGTACTGGCGATCGACGTCGACTCCGCCGAGGTCACCGGCTGCTATCCGGTGGCCATGGGGATCGGTGAGGTGGTCGCCGACCCGATGGGCAGCCGCGTCTACCTCACCCGCACCGGTTCCGCCGGTGTCGAGGTGCTCGCGCTCGATGCGACCATGCGCCCCGCCGGCGTCGTCGCGGTGTCCGACAGTCCCGCAGCCACGGCGACGTGTCTGCGGATCAGCCCGGACGGCCGGCGACTGTACGTGGCGGTCCGGCAACTCGCCGGCGACACCGTCACAGTGCTGGACCGCGAACTGAACGTCGTCGAAACCATCAAGGTCGGATCGACGATCGTCGACGTCGCCGTCAGCCCGGACGGCGCGCGACTGTTGGTCGCGACCTGCGGTTCTGATGGCCGCGGTGCGGTCCACGCCGTCGATGCCCGCACCCACGCCGTCGGTGCCGGCTTCATCGTCGACACCCAGCTGATCCAGCTGGCCCTGAGCCGCGACGGCGACCGCGCCTACCTGGTCACCGCGGCAGGTGTCCTGGTGATGTGCGCCCGCACCAACGAAATCCTCGGCACGCTGGCCGCGACCACGGCGCCGTCCTGCGCGGTGGAGAGCCCGGACGGCAGCCGCCTCTACATCGCCGGCTTCGACGGCGCGGTGACCGTCGCCTCGCTGGCCGACCTGCCGACGCCCTCGGCGTCGCTGCATGAGCAGCTTGCGCTCGACGATGCCGTCAGCCGGATGCTCCAACTCCAACCCGCTCTGTAG
- a CDS encoding NAD(P)/FAD-dependent oxidoreductase, translated as MTEHTDVVVVGSRCAGSAAAIALARRGRSVVALDSASFPSDTLSTHLFFTHHWAELERIGATSRVLELGAPLHTSAGLGAPGIESVGPSSTYEGFAAGACIRRPGLDLALVETARAAGAEVREHVRVTDLVRDQAGRVCGVRYRQRNGTTGVINAKLVIGADGRRSTVARLVGTRAHHSWDNQRMMAYAYYEDAHPQSRHVAMQWRYGDDLVTVFPCDGGQLVALQMPPVRRADEYRADRSAAFAATIDRIPPYAERLRGCTRVSNILVSYHHPSYFRHSHGPGWALAGDAGHFKDPVTAQGIRDALRFGRLLGEAAAPRLDEPDELDRTLARWEFDRDVQCLAMYQWANSLGRDDSVSPIESAAYRWFAARAGGFTQIADVFNRIVPPQKVFSAANVVRWTAAAARDPGVDNHELWRTLRRDLRREVERMVEQRMFARRREASARLALTPVSSSDRTAVDAESVPHPQ; from the coding sequence ATGACTGAGCACACAGACGTGGTTGTCGTCGGAAGTCGCTGCGCCGGTTCGGCCGCCGCCATCGCACTGGCCCGCAGGGGCCGCTCCGTCGTTGCACTCGACAGCGCCAGCTTCCCCTCCGACACCTTGTCGACGCACCTGTTCTTCACCCATCACTGGGCGGAGTTGGAGCGGATCGGCGCCACCTCCCGCGTGCTCGAACTCGGCGCTCCGCTGCACACCAGCGCCGGCCTGGGTGCGCCCGGCATCGAGTCCGTCGGTCCGTCGAGCACCTATGAGGGCTTCGCCGCCGGGGCGTGCATCCGGCGTCCGGGATTGGATCTCGCCTTGGTCGAGACCGCCCGCGCCGCCGGTGCCGAGGTGCGAGAACACGTCCGGGTGACCGATCTGGTGCGCGATCAGGCCGGGCGCGTCTGCGGGGTGCGGTACCGGCAGCGCAACGGCACGACGGGCGTGATCAACGCGAAGCTGGTCATCGGCGCCGACGGCCGACGGTCGACGGTCGCGCGGCTGGTCGGCACCCGCGCGCACCACAGCTGGGACAACCAGCGCATGATGGCCTACGCCTACTACGAGGACGCTCACCCGCAGAGCCGGCACGTGGCCATGCAGTGGCGCTACGGCGACGATCTCGTGACGGTATTCCCTTGCGACGGCGGCCAATTGGTGGCTCTGCAGATGCCTCCGGTGCGGCGCGCAGACGAGTACCGTGCTGACCGGTCGGCTGCCTTCGCGGCCACCATCGACCGCATTCCCCCGTATGCCGAGCGGCTTCGCGGCTGTACCCGGGTCAGCAACATCTTGGTCTCCTACCACCATCCGTCGTACTTCCGGCACTCCCACGGGCCGGGGTGGGCGCTGGCCGGCGACGCCGGGCATTTCAAGGACCCGGTCACCGCGCAAGGCATTCGCGACGCGCTGCGCTTCGGTCGGTTGCTCGGCGAGGCCGCCGCCCCCCGGCTGGACGAGCCCGACGAGCTCGACCGGACGCTGGCGCGGTGGGAGTTCGACCGCGACGTGCAGTGCCTGGCGATGTACCAATGGGCGAATTCGCTCGGCCGCGACGACAGCGTCTCGCCGATCGAGTCCGCCGCCTACCGATGGTTCGCGGCTCGAGCCGGCGGGTTCACCCAGATCGCCGATGTCTTCAATCGGATCGTCCCGCCGCAGAAGGTGTTCTCGGCCGCCAACGTGGTGCGCTGGACCGCCGCGGCGGCCCGAGACCCCGGCGTCGACAACCACGAACTGTGGCGGACACTGCGCCGTGACCTGCGCCGCGAAGTCGAGCGCATGGTCGAGCAACGAATGTTCGCCCGCCGGCGAGAGGCGTCCGCACGACTGGCGTTGACGCCCGTGTCGTCCAGCGATCGAACGGCGGTGGACGCCGAGTCGGTGCCGCATCCCCAATAG
- a CDS encoding TetR/AcrR family transcriptional regulator, whose amino-acid sequence MSAEPLPTAPRPAAARAGRRRARTRSAILDAAEAVFGRAGYGGARIEEIAELADVSVGSIYGHFDGKRGLYLQLVDRALELFTEYMTRSDDPSLSPLQRVLAGGDAYLRFHLDHPGAFHFLAYRSPGAEPLSGDNETEARIRDRVGHLLRRFAGQIDNAIAAGEARPVDSLRLTHYLWGAWNGVIALRQQPDGLRITDDEIAETLELARWLLREGLATPALRDANGEVGDRVPLPSIS is encoded by the coding sequence ATGTCCGCCGAACCGCTTCCGACCGCGCCCCGGCCGGCTGCGGCCCGTGCCGGACGGCGCCGGGCCCGCACCCGGAGCGCGATCCTCGACGCCGCAGAGGCGGTGTTCGGCCGGGCCGGATACGGCGGCGCCCGGATCGAGGAGATCGCGGAGCTGGCCGACGTCTCGGTCGGTTCCATCTACGGCCACTTCGACGGCAAACGCGGGCTGTACCTGCAGCTGGTGGACCGCGCGCTTGAGCTGTTCACCGAATACATGACGCGCAGCGATGACCCGTCGCTGAGCCCGCTGCAGCGGGTGCTTGCCGGCGGGGACGCCTACCTACGCTTTCACCTCGACCATCCCGGCGCCTTCCACTTCCTGGCCTACCGCAGTCCGGGCGCCGAACCGCTCTCGGGAGACAACGAGACCGAGGCACGCATCCGCGACCGAGTCGGACACCTACTTCGCCGATTTGCCGGGCAGATCGACAACGCCATCGCCGCCGGCGAGGCCCGACCGGTCGACTCGCTGCGGCTCACGCACTACCTCTGGGGCGCCTGGAACGGTGTGATCGCGCTGCGGCAGCAGCCCGACGGCTTGCGCATCACCGATGACGAGATCGCCGAGACGCTCGAGCTGGCGCGCTGGCTGCTGCGCGAGGGATTGGCCACCCCGGCGCTCCGGGATGCCAACGGCGAAGTGGGCGATCGGGTGCCGCTGCCTTCGATCAGCTAG
- a CDS encoding DUF732 domain-containing protein, with product MKRFLLLTGLTAMVGLAAPVHADPVGSDAAFLTQLTGAGLSHKGSDQVAISAGHSVCQLMDGGLSPMDTVVAVQTTNPGFTLQRAAEFARIAAQNYCPEHA from the coding sequence ATGAAACGGTTTCTGCTGCTGACGGGTCTGACCGCCATGGTCGGCCTGGCGGCGCCCGTGCACGCCGACCCCGTCGGCAGCGATGCTGCCTTCCTGACCCAGCTGACCGGAGCCGGTCTCAGCCACAAGGGGTCGGACCAGGTGGCGATCTCCGCCGGCCACTCGGTGTGCCAGCTGATGGATGGCGGCCTGTCCCCGATGGACACCGTGGTCGCGGTGCAGACCACCAACCCGGGTTTCACACTGCAGCGCGCTGCGGAGTTCGCGCGGATCGCCGCGCAGAACTACTGCCCCGAGCACGCCTGA